A portion of the Polaribacter cellanae genome contains these proteins:
- a CDS encoding alanine/glycine:cation symporter family protein, with product MKKKLLSLLLLAIPALCFAQSTTDKIDSIFKDYTGWFVDAIFYEIPFSDTFQIPWVLIVLIGGALYFTIYFKLINITGFVTALQVVRGKYEDIEKHGVDKLYGDDAQSEDILEKLKNNDLDSDIIVKSYGDQTPGGDAIETIRDESADGEVSHFQALTAALSATVGLGNIAGVAVALSIGGPGATFWMIIAGLLGMASKFAECTLGVKYRDVGEDGTVYGGPMYYLTKGLKEKGAGKIGKFLAILFAIFVIGGSFGGGNMFQANQAAAQFTKLFELTGPNAGLYFGIVMAVLVAVVIIGGIKRIASVTEKVVPFMAGIYVLAALIILGANWHLIDDAFALIYHGAFSGLGIAGGLIGVMIQGIRRGAFSNEAGVGSAAIAHSAVRTKYPASEGIVALLEPFIDTVIICTMTALVIIITNFDGQFMQYGVEIKEGVELTAIAFDSVIPHFSIVLTIAVILFAFSTMISWSYYGMQGWKFLFGKGKITDLVYKVLFLMFVIIGASISLGAVIDFSDAMIFAMVVPNIIGVIMLSPVIKKELKKYMNAIDKKEEALEDGAVDVNDHI from the coding sequence ATGAAGAAAAAACTTCTTTCACTATTGCTTTTAGCAATACCAGCTTTGTGTTTTGCACAAAGTACAACAGATAAAATTGATTCCATTTTTAAAGATTACACAGGATGGTTTGTAGATGCAATTTTCTATGAAATTCCCTTCTCTGACACTTTTCAAATACCTTGGGTGTTAATTGTTTTAATTGGTGGAGCACTCTATTTTACGATTTATTTTAAACTTATAAATATTACAGGATTTGTAACAGCTCTTCAGGTGGTTAGAGGTAAATATGAAGATATAGAGAAGCATGGTGTAGATAAACTGTATGGAGATGATGCACAGTCTGAAGATATCCTCGAAAAACTAAAAAATAACGATTTAGATTCAGATATTATTGTAAAATCTTACGGAGATCAAACTCCTGGTGGAGATGCAATTGAAACGATAAGAGATGAAAGTGCAGATGGAGAAGTTTCTCATTTTCAAGCATTAACAGCGGCTCTTTCTGCAACTGTAGGTTTGGGTAATATTGCAGGAGTTGCAGTGGCATTATCTATTGGAGGCCCTGGAGCTACTTTTTGGATGATTATTGCAGGGCTTTTAGGAATGGCTTCAAAATTTGCAGAATGTACTTTAGGTGTAAAGTATAGAGACGTTGGTGAAGATGGTACTGTTTATGGTGGTCCAATGTATTATTTAACAAAAGGACTAAAAGAAAAAGGAGCAGGCAAGATAGGGAAATTTCTAGCAATACTATTCGCCATTTTTGTAATTGGAGGTTCTTTTGGAGGTGGAAACATGTTTCAAGCAAACCAAGCAGCAGCACAATTTACAAAGTTATTTGAATTAACAGGACCAAATGCAGGTTTATACTTTGGAATTGTAATGGCAGTTTTAGTAGCTGTAGTTATTATTGGAGGAATTAAAAGAATAGCATCTGTAACCGAAAAAGTTGTGCCTTTTATGGCAGGTATATATGTATTAGCAGCATTAATAATTCTTGGAGCAAATTGGCATTTAATAGACGATGCTTTTGCACTTATTTATCATGGAGCATTTTCTGGTCTTGGTATTGCAGGAGGATTAATTGGTGTAATGATTCAAGGTATTCGTAGAGGAGCCTTTTCAAATGAAGCTGGAGTTGGTTCTGCAGCAATTGCACACTCTGCAGTAAGAACAAAATACCCTGCAAGTGAAGGTATTGTTGCTTTATTAGAGCCTTTTATCGACACAGTAATTATATGTACTATGACTGCCTTGGTTATTATTATAACAAATTTCGATGGGCAATTTATGCAATATGGTGTAGAAATTAAAGAAGGTGTAGAGTTAACAGCAATTGCTTTCGATTCTGTAATACCACACTTTTCGATAGTTTTAACTATCGCAGTTATTTTATTTGCATTTTCAACGATGATTTCTTGGTCGTATTATGGTATGCAAGGATGGAAATTTTTATTTGGAAAAGGAAAAATTACAGATTTAGTTTACAAAGTTTTATTCTTAATGTTTGTAATTATTGGAGCATCAATAAGTCTTGGAGCTGTAATTGATTTTTCAGATGCTATGATTTTTGCAATGGTTGTTCCAAATATTATAGGGGTAATTATGTTATCGCCAGTAATTAAAAAAGAATTAAAAAAATACATGAATGCAATCGATAAAAAAGAAGAGGCATTAGAAGATGGAGCTGTAGATGTGAACGATCATATATAG
- a CDS encoding helix-hairpin-helix domain-containing protein has translation MEIENRKPKIYPFNPNYITDFKGAQLGMSLDEIDRLLAFRKTNKFVNSKKEFQQITKVSDSLLHKISPYFKFPDWVIKRNKNKYSNQNAISSISPSLNKGSVEKSRKSKYKLSTTDINKATAEDFQSINGIGPAFSERIVKYRSKLQGFSFKDQLYEVWNLDKDVADSVLETFKIVEKPTIKTQNVNTVTFKELLKNPYIDYELCKKIFNYRDEVAELQHISELKNIKDFPLDKYDRIVLYLVAQ, from the coding sequence GTGGAAATAGAAAACAGAAAGCCTAAAATTTATCCTTTCAATCCCAATTATATTACAGATTTTAAGGGAGCACAACTGGGCATGTCTTTAGATGAAATAGATAGATTGCTAGCTTTTAGAAAAACAAATAAATTTGTCAATTCTAAAAAAGAATTTCAACAGATAACCAAAGTTTCAGATAGTTTACTTCATAAAATTTCTCCCTATTTTAAATTTCCAGACTGGGTGATTAAAAGAAATAAAAATAAATATAGTAACCAAAATGCCATTTCTAGCATTTCACCTTCCCTTAATAAAGGCTCTGTCGAGAAATCCCGAAAATCAAAATATAAACTTAGTACAACAGATATTAATAAAGCAACTGCAGAAGATTTTCAATCGATCAATGGAATTGGGCCTGCTTTTTCGGAAAGAATTGTTAAGTATCGTTCTAAATTACAAGGTTTTTCATTTAAAGATCAACTTTACGAAGTTTGGAATTTGGACAAAGATGTAGCAGATAGCGTATTAGAAACATTTAAAATAGTTGAAAAACCAACAATCAAAACTCAAAATGTAAACACAGTAACTTTTAAGGAGTTACTTAAAAATCCTTATATCGATTACGAGTTGTGTAAGAAAATTTTTAATTACAGAGACGAAGTTGCAGAACTTCAACATATATCAGAATTAAAAAATATCAAAGACTTTCCTTTAGATAAATATGATAGAATAGTCTTATATTTGGTCGCTCAATAA